The proteins below come from a single Candidatus Cloacimonas sp. genomic window:
- a CDS encoding thioredoxin family protein has protein sequence MKWIFLLLITTVITMLGCTPTEKPVTSDDVLNNPEKYASEEEDMNLKPGEWLTDWDQALSMAKKLNHPILVDFTGSDWCIWCQKLEGEVFSKDKFKDYAKSNLILLKLDFPRSIPQTDEVKKANQEKMKEFNVEGYPTVVLLNTEGKEIARTGYVPGGAEKYVLHLQDLLKQATIK, from the coding sequence ATGAAATGGATTTTTTTACTACTTATTACCACCGTTATTACTATGCTGGGCTGCACTCCTACAGAAAAACCTGTAACCAGCGATGATGTATTAAATAACCCCGAAAAATATGCGAGTGAGGAAGAAGATATGAACCTAAAACCTGGAGAATGGCTAACTGACTGGGATCAGGCATTATCTATGGCAAAAAAACTTAATCACCCAATTTTAGTTGATTTCACCGGTTCCGATTGGTGCATTTGGTGCCAGAAACTGGAAGGTGAGGTCTTCAGTAAGGATAAATTCAAAGATTATGCCAAAAGTAATCTAATCTTATTGAAATTGGATTTCCCTCGTTCCATCCCGCAAACTGACGAAGTGAAGAAAGCAAATCAAGAAAAGATGAAGGAATTTAATGTTGAGGGTTATCCAACCGTTGTGCTCCTAAATACGGAAGGAAAAGAAATAGCCAGAACAGGTTATGTGCCCGGTGGAGCGGAAAAATATGTTCTCCATTTGCAGGACTTGCTGAAACAAGCGACCATTAAATAA
- a CDS encoding OsmC family protein has translation MKFTAEVDGHQIVMDADSQFGGSNAGPRPKPLLLAALTGCSGMDIVSLLKKMKVQNYSLAMDAQAEVMSEHPSIYRTITLFFYFRGANLPTDKIKKAVDLSLNKYCPVNAMLNKAADITAKIIINDREIN, from the coding sequence ATGAAATTCACTGCAGAAGTGGATGGACACCAAATAGTTATGGATGCCGATTCTCAATTTGGAGGCAGCAATGCTGGTCCCAGACCAAAACCATTATTGCTGGCAGCTTTAACTGGGTGTTCAGGAATGGATATTGTATCCCTCCTCAAAAAAATGAAGGTTCAAAATTACAGTTTGGCAATGGATGCTCAGGCAGAAGTAATGTCTGAGCATCCGTCCATATATCGAACAATCACACTTTTTTTTTATTTTCGTGGTGCAAACCTTCCCACCGATAAAATAAAAAAAGCCGTAGATTTATCTTTAAATAAATACTGCCCCGTAAATGCTATGTTAAATAAAGCCGCAGATATCACTGCCAAAATAATAATCAACGATAGGGAGATTAACTGA
- a CDS encoding MarR family transcriptional regulator, which produces MADYANKFHDLITRLQMVLSEIDYAQKACLQAGRMECMLLNHLYKTNGPANMNELAKVLNVSHSRVTRIMDNLVNKQLVMREPSEEDRRCWYALITEKGKKLAANSLQTVLDQQAKILKKLPEKDVESVYKALKQYVDKYEEVLKETIEGL; this is translated from the coding sequence ATGGCTGATTATGCTAACAAGTTCCACGATCTTATCACTCGCTTACAAATGGTATTAAGCGAAATTGATTATGCACAAAAAGCTTGCTTACAGGCAGGACGAATGGAGTGTATGTTATTAAATCATCTTTACAAAACCAATGGTCCCGCCAATATGAATGAACTGGCGAAGGTTCTGAATGTTTCTCACAGTCGTGTAACCAGGATTATGGATAACCTCGTTAACAAACAATTGGTTATGCGCGAACCTTCAGAAGAAGACCGTCGTTGTTGGTATGCCCTGATTACAGAAAAAGGTAAAAAGCTGGCAGCAAACAGCTTGCAGACAGTTTTAGACCAACAGGCGAAAATCCTAAAAAAACTTCCTGAAAAAGATGTTGAATCAGTTTACAAGGCACTGAAACAATATGTAGATAAATACGAGGAAGTTTTGAAAGAGACAATTGAAGGACTATAA
- the radA gene encoding DNA repair protein RadA: MATLFFCTDCGFETSRWSGKCPSCGAWGTMKETERITGKNNKSMDTLPRAKAERIIDLKYDDFSRMQTGIKEFDLVLGGGIVKGMVILIGGEPGIGKSTLMLQLSEWAGKQNKRTLYCSGEESAEQIRLRSKRLQISSENIFLLCTNDTEQIIETMEDTKPDLVIVDSIQSVSIPSIDAFAGSISQLRESTNRLLRTAKTMGIPLFLVGHVTKEGLVAGPKILEHMVDTVLYFEGEMRSQYKILRAVKNRFGSTNEIGLFEMTHLGLVEVHDPNQIFLSYEQQDIGTAISCITEGSRSFIVEVQTLVNTANYGTPQRVSVGLEQKKMAMLLAVLEKNLALYLRSSDVFLNLTGGIRSTDPALDLAILAALISSIKDKPLTEKTVFIGEVGLNGEVRPVSQLDKRISETIKLGYSKIFVSHYAKVKANQKVIKVKDIKALFSALQ; encoded by the coding sequence ATGGCTACTCTTTTCTTTTGTACTGATTGCGGTTTTGAAACCAGTAGATGGAGCGGAAAATGTCCTTCCTGTGGTGCTTGGGGAACAATGAAAGAAACTGAACGCATTACAGGAAAAAATAATAAATCGATGGACACCTTGCCTCGGGCTAAAGCGGAAAGAATTATTGACTTGAAATATGATGATTTTTCCAGAATGCAAACAGGAATCAAGGAATTTGATCTGGTTTTGGGAGGTGGCATCGTAAAAGGAATGGTTATTTTAATTGGAGGCGAACCCGGAATTGGCAAATCCACTTTAATGTTACAGCTTTCGGAATGGGCAGGAAAACAAAATAAAAGAACCCTTTATTGTTCAGGAGAAGAAAGTGCAGAACAAATTCGCTTGCGGAGTAAAAGATTACAGATCTCAAGTGAAAATATTTTTTTGCTGTGCACCAATGATACCGAACAAATTATTGAAACGATGGAAGATACCAAGCCAGATTTGGTAATCGTAGATTCCATTCAGTCCGTTAGCATTCCTTCCATCGATGCTTTTGCCGGAAGCATCAGCCAGCTTAGAGAAAGTACTAACCGTTTACTTAGGACTGCTAAAACTATGGGCATCCCTCTTTTTTTAGTTGGTCATGTTACCAAAGAAGGATTAGTGGCAGGTCCCAAAATATTGGAACATATGGTAGATACAGTTCTTTATTTTGAAGGCGAAATGCGCAGCCAATATAAAATTTTGCGTGCCGTGAAAAATCGTTTCGGCTCCACCAATGAGATCGGACTTTTTGAAATGACTCACCTTGGTTTAGTGGAAGTGCACGATCCCAACCAAATTTTCTTAAGTTACGAGCAACAAGATATCGGAACAGCGATCTCTTGTATAACGGAAGGTAGCCGCAGTTTCATCGTGGAAGTTCAAACCCTGGTTAATACAGCCAATTATGGGACACCCCAAAGAGTTTCCGTAGGGCTGGAACAAAAAAAAATGGCTATGCTACTGGCAGTTTTGGAAAAGAATTTAGCGCTATATTTACGCAGCAGCGATGTTTTTTTAAATTTGACGGGAGGAATCCGCAGCACAGATCCTGCTCTTGATTTGGCTATTTTAGCCGCTCTTATTTCCAGCATAAAAGATAAGCCATTAACTGAAAAAACCGTTTTTATCGGAGAAGTTGGACTAAACGGAGAAGTGCGTCCCGTATCTCAATTGGATAAACGCATCAGTGAAACCATCAAGCTTGGTTATAGCAAAATTTTTGTTTCTCACTATGCAAAAGTGAAAGCCAATCAGAAAGTAATTAAAGTAAAAGATATAAAGGCACTCTTTTCCGCATTGCAATAA
- a CDS encoding ribose-phosphate pyrophosphokinase translates to MFSQLKLITGNANRPLAEEVSRYAGIPLADIDLFKFSNDESFVKINDNVRGSDVFVIQPTCYPVNDSLMDLLIMVDALKRASANRINCVIPYYAYARSDKKDQPRVPITAKLVADLITIAGAHRVITVDLHADQIQGFFNIPVDHLYAIPTFALHFKNIMPMDDVVVVSPDSGGANRARALAKRLNCSLAIGDKRRTGNEDKAELLNIIGDVSGKTAILYDDIIDTGGSLIKVANALVDKGVKRIFAACTHGVLSGNAITNLEASPIEKLYITNTIPLTGEKQNCSKIEQLSIAEMLAMAIKKIHKEESISILFR, encoded by the coding sequence GTGTTTTCTCAGCTAAAGCTTATCACAGGTAATGCAAATCGTCCTTTGGCAGAAGAAGTATCTCGATATGCAGGTATTCCGTTGGCAGATATTGATTTATTCAAATTTTCCAACGATGAATCGTTTGTAAAAATCAACGATAATGTGCGCGGATCAGATGTTTTTGTCATTCAGCCAACCTGTTATCCAGTAAATGATAGTTTGATGGATTTACTGATTATGGTGGATGCCTTAAAACGAGCTTCAGCAAATAGGATAAACTGTGTGATTCCTTATTATGCTTATGCTCGTTCAGATAAGAAAGATCAACCGCGAGTTCCGATTACGGCAAAGCTGGTTGCCGATTTGATTACGATAGCGGGAGCCCATAGAGTTATTACAGTGGACTTGCATGCAGACCAGATTCAAGGTTTTTTTAATATACCAGTTGATCATTTGTATGCGATTCCGACTTTTGCTCTGCATTTTAAAAATATTATGCCGATGGACGATGTAGTGGTAGTTTCTCCCGATTCGGGAGGAGCAAACAGAGCAAGAGCTTTGGCAAAACGTTTAAATTGTTCCTTGGCGATTGGCGATAAACGCAGAACGGGAAATGAAGATAAAGCGGAACTGCTAAATATTATTGGAGATGTAAGCGGTAAAACGGCTATTTTATATGATGATATTATTGATACAGGCGGTAGCTTGATAAAAGTGGCTAACGCATTGGTAGATAAAGGAGTTAAAAGAATATTTGCAGCTTGTACCCATGGTGTTTTAAGTGGTAATGCCATAACCAACCTTGAGGCATCTCCGATTGAAAAACTTTACATTACGAATACAATACCCCTTACCGGAGAGAAACAAAACTGTTCTAAAATTGAACAGTTATCTATTGCTGAAATGCTGGCAATGGCGATTAAAAAAATTCATAAGGAAGAATCAATAAGTATCTTATTTAGATAG
- a CDS encoding 50S ribosomal protein L25, translating to MIFNLKTTPRETVKKSDLTTLRASGMIPAVIYGSKMDCLPISVNKGEFNQMFKKSFEEVSFWDIDCDGKQFHTILKDKQVHPVSREILHLDFMVIAAETQIEIEVPINYTGESMGVKEGGMMEIVQRHIKISCKANEVPDELTLDVSNLKIGDSLHIRDIPTGNWQVKEHGDVTLVTIHPPKAEVSETTTPVSTPEEQSTPNTEK from the coding sequence ATGATATTTAACCTAAAAACCACTCCCAGAGAAACAGTTAAAAAATCAGATCTGACTACTTTGCGCGCCAGTGGAATGATTCCTGCCGTAATATACGGTTCAAAAATGGATTGCCTTCCCATTAGCGTTAATAAAGGCGAATTTAACCAAATGTTCAAAAAGAGCTTTGAAGAAGTCAGTTTTTGGGACATTGACTGCGATGGTAAACAATTTCACACTATCCTGAAAGACAAGCAGGTGCATCCTGTCTCCAGAGAAATTTTGCATCTTGACTTTATGGTGATAGCAGCGGAAACGCAAATTGAAATTGAAGTCCCCATTAATTACACTGGAGAATCAATGGGAGTTAAAGAAGGCGGAATGATGGAAATTGTTCAGCGCCATATAAAGATATCCTGCAAAGCAAACGAAGTTCCGGATGAATTAACTTTGGATGTCAGCAATTTGAAAATTGGTGATTCTTTGCATATAAGAGACATTCCAACAGGTAATTGGCAGGTTAAAGAACACGGAGATGTAACTTTGGTAACGATTCATCCTCCGAAAGCAGAAGTAAGTGAAACAACCACTCCTGTTTCCACTCCGGAGGAACAATCCACTCCCAATACTGAAAAATAA
- the pth gene encoding aminoacyl-tRNA hydrolase — protein sequence MKLIIGLGNPGKEYDNNRHNLGFICLDQWAQSREKKFAKGADFDYIVMENVILIKPKTFMNNSGEAVKQVLAKWKVNEFLVVYDDIELPIAKIRIRQGGGDGGHNGIKSLLKVIPPEELKRIRIGVGRNKAIAPRDYVLSDFLPEEKVLLNSVLALAGKFIDIYIKYDFNAVLNEYSIWKKSCSGAESSGIISPKEES from the coding sequence ATGAAACTCATAATCGGACTGGGAAATCCGGGAAAAGAATATGACAACAATCGTCATAACCTGGGTTTTATCTGTTTAGATCAATGGGCGCAAAGCAGGGAGAAGAAATTTGCCAAAGGGGCAGATTTTGATTATATTGTAATGGAAAATGTGATTTTAATAAAGCCCAAAACATTTATGAACAATTCTGGAGAAGCCGTTAAACAGGTATTGGCAAAGTGGAAAGTAAACGAATTTCTGGTAGTTTATGATGACATAGAATTACCCATTGCCAAAATCAGAATTCGGCAGGGCGGAGGAGATGGTGGACATAATGGAATTAAATCATTATTGAAAGTTATACCGCCAGAGGAATTGAAAAGAATCAGAATCGGGGTTGGCAGAAACAAAGCCATTGCTCCGCGTGACTATGTTTTAAGCGATTTTTTGCCGGAAGAAAAGGTATTGCTTAATTCTGTTTTGGCATTGGCAGGCAAATTTATTGATATTTACATAAAATACGATTTCAATGCTGTGTTGAATGAATACAGTATATGGAAAAAATCCTGTTCCGGAGCAGAAAGTTCCGGAATCATAAGTCCAAAGGAGGAAAGTTAA
- the rpsF gene encoding 30S ribosomal protein S6 produces the protein MTKDYELMLILTPALSLEEAKAMNDSLLSFVTDNGGEIIKIDPWGKRMLAYPIKKFREGYYFVDYFKLDSLLIKKWKALFNINENIIRHIFVAKD, from the coding sequence ATGACCAAGGATTATGAACTAATGCTAATCTTAACTCCCGCTTTAAGTTTAGAAGAAGCAAAGGCAATGAACGATAGTTTACTGTCTTTTGTAACAGATAACGGCGGCGAGATTATTAAGATTGACCCTTGGGGAAAGCGAATGTTGGCTTACCCCATCAAGAAGTTTCGCGAGGGATATTACTTCGTGGATTATTTTAAACTGGACAGCTTGCTAATCAAGAAATGGAAAGCGTTGTTCAATATTAACGAAAACATTATTCGTCACATTTTTGTGGCAAAGGATTGA
- the ssb gene encoding single-stranded DNA-binding protein has protein sequence MADLKLPRLNKCIFCGRIGNEIELKYTPKGTPVVRFVVACDRRYKDEAEQWQTVTSWVDCVAWNKWAEFIANQTHKGSPVLVEGRIETRNWTDQNNQNRKTTEIIVETLHSLEWKPREEGSVTPGEDVPLPPEESIPHNTTTDDVPF, from the coding sequence ATGGCAGATTTAAAACTTCCGCGCTTAAACAAATGTATCTTTTGCGGTAGAATCGGCAATGAAATTGAGCTAAAATATACTCCCAAAGGAACTCCTGTAGTCCGTTTTGTCGTTGCCTGCGATCGCCGTTACAAAGATGAAGCTGAACAGTGGCAAACAGTTACCAGTTGGGTTGATTGCGTAGCATGGAATAAATGGGCTGAATTTATTGCCAATCAAACTCATAAGGGAAGTCCAGTTCTTGTAGAAGGAAGAATTGAAACGCGTAATTGGACAGATCAAAACAACCAAAACCGCAAGACCACTGAAATTATTGTAGAAACTCTTCACTCTCTGGAATGGAAACCTCGTGAAGAGGGTTCTGTAACTCCCGGCGAGGATGTTCCTCTTCCTCCTGAAGAGTCCATTCCTCATAACACAACAACTGATGATGTTCCCTTTTAG
- the rpsR gene encoding 30S ribosomal protein S18 — protein sequence MNPNDRKKKYSRKKYCKFCANKELQIDYKNVDMLKQYVSEVGKIEAARLTGTCAKHQRKLTREIKRARQMALIPYVIE from the coding sequence ATGAATCCAAACGATAGAAAAAAGAAATACTCGCGTAAAAAATATTGTAAGTTCTGTGCCAATAAAGAATTACAGATTGACTACAAGAATGTGGATATGCTAAAACAGTATGTTTCTGAGGTAGGAAAAATAGAAGCGGCTCGTTTAACTGGTACCTGTGCAAAACATCAGCGCAAATTAACCAGGGAAATCAAGCGTGCTCGTCAGATGGCATTAATTCCTTATGTAATAGAGTAA
- the rplI gene encoding 50S ribosomal protein L9: MKIIMLKTIEKVGKQGEVVNVKRGFARNYLIPRKFAIYATPANMKNLTVIQNKLADEEQKMLAELKNLAEKIDNTKLVFKRKIDESGSMFGSVSEMDIVHSLQELGLAVQKDSLAMDKHFKELGEFTLPVRLHKDIICSLNISIEAEQE; encoded by the coding sequence ATGAAAATTATTATGCTGAAAACGATTGAAAAAGTCGGGAAGCAGGGTGAAGTCGTTAATGTGAAACGGGGCTTTGCCAGAAATTATTTAATTCCCCGCAAATTTGCAATTTATGCTACTCCCGCCAATATGAAAAACCTAACCGTTATTCAAAACAAACTGGCTGATGAAGAGCAGAAAATGCTTGCCGAATTAAAAAATCTTGCCGAAAAAATAGATAATACAAAATTGGTTTTCAAACGCAAAATTGATGAAAGCGGTAGTATGTTCGGTTCAGTTTCCGAAATGGATATCGTCCATAGTTTACAGGAACTTGGATTAGCGGTTCAAAAGGACTCTTTGGCAATGGACAAGCATTTTAAAGAACTGGGCGAATTCACTTTGCCAGTGCGTTTGCATAAAGATATAATTTGTTCGCTCAATATTTCCATTGAGGCGGAACAAGAATAA
- a CDS encoding DUF721 domain-containing protein, whose translation MAFSSISQLSEELMYRLGGDKYRSFIHIFLYWKEVVGELLASKSYPEKLENGVLFVAVQNNTWMQELILIKDEIISKYKSIYKEEIAEIVFLISSPKRKCKKHK comes from the coding sequence ATGGCTTTCAGTTCCATATCTCAATTATCAGAAGAGCTAATGTATCGGCTGGGAGGCGATAAATACAGGTCTTTCATCCACATATTTCTTTATTGGAAGGAAGTTGTAGGTGAGCTTTTAGCTTCCAAATCGTATCCCGAAAAGTTGGAAAACGGAGTTCTTTTCGTAGCAGTGCAGAATAATACTTGGATGCAGGAACTGATTTTGATTAAAGATGAAATAATTTCCAAATACAAATCCATTTACAAGGAGGAGATTGCTGAGATTGTTTTTCTCATCAGCAGTCCGAAACGCAAATGCAAAAAACACAAATAG
- the rpe gene encoding ribulose-phosphate 3-epimerase: protein MQKTQIAPSLLAADFGHLATEITALENAGADILHLDIMDGHYVPNLSFGFPLLKTIRNLTSLPLDVHLMVTNPDFHIPLLLNMGVQWVSFHQETCYHSHRLIGILKEKGIKTGLALNPSTPIGTLEAILPDLDYVLVMSVNPGFAAQDFIPSAIYKIWDLFNLRKKNNYRFLIEVDGGITASNAKALKEAGADILVSASYIFKSEDYNQAIAALKNA, encoded by the coding sequence ATGCAAAAAACACAAATAGCCCCTTCTTTGTTAGCGGCTGATTTTGGCCATCTTGCCACCGAGATAACCGCTTTAGAAAATGCCGGTGCGGATATTCTGCATTTAGATATTATGGATGGACACTATGTGCCCAATTTGAGCTTTGGTTTTCCGTTGCTAAAAACCATTCGCAATTTAACTTCTTTGCCTCTGGATGTGCATTTAATGGTTACCAATCCCGATTTTCATATTCCTTTGTTATTGAATATGGGTGTGCAGTGGGTCAGTTTTCATCAGGAGACCTGTTATCACAGTCATCGGTTGATAGGAATTTTAAAAGAGAAGGGCATAAAAACAGGTCTGGCACTAAATCCATCCACTCCGATAGGGACTTTGGAAGCAATTTTGCCAGATTTGGATTATGTTTTGGTAATGAGCGTAAATCCTGGTTTTGCAGCTCAAGATTTTATCCCTTCTGCCATCTATAAGATTTGGGATTTATTCAATTTGCGGAAAAAGAACAATTACCGATTTTTGATAGAAGTTGACGGAGGCATTACTGCTTCCAATGCGAAAGCGCTTAAAGAAGCAGGTGCGGATATTCTGGTTTCTGCCTCCTATATTTTTAAGAGTGAGGATTATAATCAAGCCATCGCAGCCCTGAAAAATGCTTAA
- the ffh gene encoding signal recognition particle protein, whose product MFENLSDRLDKIFRNLRGKGYLTEDNIKAGLREVRMALLEADVNFKIVKNFISEVEKRALGEEVMKSLTPGQQVVKIVYEQLVNLMDTEGFQFKVYNNRLTKVMLVGLQGSGKTTACAKLAAFYRKKNIKPMLVACDVYRPAAIDQLKILGKQINVPVVSEDTKNVLKIADSALAMADKELVNLLIFDTAGRLHIDEPMMEEVVRLKNHIKPDYIFFVADATTGQDAVTIAREFFDKLAFDAVILTKMDGDARGGAALSIKAVTGKPVAYVGIGEKVSDLEVFFPDRMASRILGMGDVLTLIEKAEEAMDAEAEEKLARKMLKNQFTFNDFLKQLQSIKKMGSLESIIKMIPGLGHKLPADLKIDDKELKHIEAIIQSMTEQEREHPEIINGSRRLRISKGCGRSVTEINRLLRQFEEMKKMLKKVNTPQGMKHIERMMGGKFGN is encoded by the coding sequence ATGTTTGAAAATCTTTCCGATCGATTGGATAAAATATTTCGTAACTTACGCGGTAAAGGATATTTAACTGAAGATAACATCAAAGCTGGTTTACGAGAAGTTCGCATGGCGCTGCTGGAAGCAGATGTAAATTTTAAAATTGTGAAGAATTTCATCAGCGAAGTGGAAAAACGGGCATTGGGTGAGGAAGTGATGAAATCACTAACTCCGGGTCAGCAGGTTGTAAAAATTGTTTATGAACAGCTTGTAAACCTTATGGATACCGAGGGTTTCCAGTTCAAGGTCTATAACAACCGTCTTACTAAAGTTATGCTGGTTGGCTTACAGGGCTCAGGAAAAACCACCGCCTGTGCTAAACTTGCCGCGTTTTACCGCAAGAAAAATATTAAGCCAATGCTTGTTGCCTGTGATGTTTATCGTCCCGCCGCCATTGACCAATTGAAGATTTTGGGTAAGCAAATCAATGTTCCCGTAGTGTCCGAAGATACCAAAAATGTGCTTAAAATCGCGGATTCAGCACTGGCTATGGCAGACAAGGAATTAGTCAATCTGCTTATTTTTGATACAGCGGGGCGTTTACATATTGATGAACCGATGATGGAAGAAGTGGTTCGGCTGAAAAATCACATTAAGCCAGATTATATCTTTTTTGTTGCCGATGCAACTACAGGTCAGGATGCCGTTACCATTGCCCGGGAATTTTTTGATAAACTTGCTTTTGATGCCGTCATTTTAACCAAAATGGATGGTGACGCACGCGGAGGAGCGGCTTTATCAATTAAAGCAGTTACGGGAAAACCGGTGGCGTATGTAGGCATTGGAGAAAAAGTTAGCGATTTGGAAGTTTTTTTTCCGGATCGTATGGCAAGCCGAATTTTGGGTATGGGCGATGTTTTAACGCTCATTGAAAAAGCAGAAGAGGCAATGGATGCGGAGGCAGAAGAAAAACTTGCCCGCAAAATGCTGAAAAATCAATTTACTTTCAATGATTTTCTGAAACAACTGCAAAGCATAAAAAAGATGGGTTCTCTGGAGTCAATAATCAAAATGATTCCGGGCTTAGGTCATAAACTTCCCGCCGATCTTAAAATTGACGATAAGGAACTAAAACATATTGAGGCAATTATCCAGTCGATGACAGAGCAGGAGAGAGAGCATCCAGAAATTATAAATGGCAGCAGACGCTTGCGAATTTCCAAAGGATGTGGGCGTAGTGTCACTGAAATTAATCGCCTGTTGCGTCAATTTGAAGAAATGAAAAAAATGCTGAAAAAAGTTAATACGCCTCAAGGTATGAAACATATCGAAAGAATGATGGGCGGAAAATTCGGAAATTGA
- a CDS encoding ABC transporter ATP-binding protein: protein MFLKAQDIRKTFFLKSSPVVILDKVQFRIEEGQFVSIIGPSGCGKSTFLELLAGITKPDSGSIILDGNEITGKTGFLGYMPQDDLLFPWLNTMQNILLPVKATGKDEKLAKQKITELLPLFGLQNYTEHLPYQLSGGLKQRVALLRTYMSSASILLLDEPLAKLDALTRSQLQAWLKDIVHLLNLTVVLVTHDIDEAILLSDRIELMGINPGTFVESIELNRNIPLDVEKHIILKSKLRSKLVNENI, encoded by the coding sequence ATGTTTCTGAAAGCCCAAGACATTCGCAAAACATTTTTCCTAAAAAGTTCGCCGGTTGTCATACTGGATAAAGTGCAATTCCGCATTGAAGAAGGTCAATTTGTAAGTATCATAGGTCCCAGCGGATGTGGAAAAAGCACTTTTTTAGAACTTTTGGCAGGAATCACAAAACCCGATAGCGGAAGCATTATTTTGGATGGAAACGAGATAACCGGAAAAACAGGTTTTTTAGGTTATATGCCACAAGACGATTTACTTTTCCCTTGGCTAAATACAATGCAAAATATTTTGCTTCCAGTTAAAGCCACAGGTAAAGATGAAAAATTGGCAAAGCAGAAAATTACCGAATTGCTCCCTTTGTTCGGTTTGCAAAATTACACGGAACATCTTCCCTATCAGCTTTCCGGTGGATTGAAACAACGGGTGGCTTTATTAAGAACTTATATGAGCAGTGCCTCGATTTTACTTTTAGATGAACCCTTGGCAAAATTGGATGCCTTAACTCGCAGTCAGTTGCAAGCGTGGCTTAAAGATATCGTTCATTTGTTGAATCTGACAGTTGTATTGGTTACGCATGATATAGATGAAGCAATTTTGCTGTCGGATAGAATCGAACTAATGGGCATAAATCCCGGAACTTTTGTGGAAAGTATAGAACTAAATCGCAATATACCTTTGGATGTAGAAAAACACATAATCCTAAAATCCAAACTCCGCAGCAAATTAGTGAATGAAAATATATAG